GTAATTTGGTTTTAGCTACTTGTAAGGGAACAGGCTCTCTTAACCCCACCTGAGCATCAACCAGAGATATAAACGTCTCCTCTTTAAAGCAAGCAGGTCCCGGAATAGACAGTCTGCTAACAACCATTTACCTTACCCGTCACTTTCCAGAAGTGTAAGGTTCTTACCCTGTTTTTTGGCCTGGTACATAAGCTTGTCAGCCCTCTCCACCAAGTGTTCAAGGTCTTCACCTTCTCTATGTTCTACAACTCCGGCACTGAAGGACAGCTTAAGAGAGTGGCTGCCTGACTGTACATATAGCTTTGAAGTTGACTGCCTGATTTTTTCTATTACAGCCTCGGCCTGAACTGCTGAACATCCACCCAGGAGAAGAACAAACTCTTCCCCTCCCCACCTGCACCATGCATCAACCTCTCTGATCAAATTCAAAACTGTCTCTGAAAATGCTTTAAGAGCCTCATCCCCAGTCTGATGACCATAATAATCATTAATGCTCTTAAAGTCATCAATGTCAATAAGCACAAGAGAAAGACTGCTGAGCCCCCTTTTCTTTTCCTTAACCTTGTGCGAAAAAATGAGAGAAAATGCGCTTCTGTTCAGGGCACCCGTTAAAACATCATAACGGACAAGCCTCTCCAGATTGCGATAATACTTCTTAAGAACCAAACTTACTACAGTAGCTACAATCAAGGTGATCAGCAGCCCGATGATGAAATTGAACTTGAGCCTGTCAAGCAGCCTTTCATAAACCTCATCATTATCCTTGAGTATGATCAGAAACAAGTCGAATTCCGGAATATACCTGGTGCTTACAAAATTGACCCTGCCTTCAATGTCATACCTGAATGAGGTTTCAGTGCTTGTTAGAATTTCATAAGTATGGCTTGAAAAATTTTCCCACCTGGTAATATCCCCAGGGAGATTAAAATCATCTGCATGCAG
Above is a genomic segment from Desulfonatronovibrio magnus containing:
- a CDS encoding sensor domain-containing diguanylate cyclase, whose translation is MIKKYWIIFVIVSLLLGAFATTMLTSYFVAYRALGEEIRNNTLPLTGDNIYSEIQKDLMLSIHISSLMAHDTFVWDWILDGENEPERMISYLSQIREKYDTVTSFFVSDQTLNYYHPDGILKQVSQDDPQDEWYFRSRNMVSPFEINIDTDTADQTRLTIFINYKVYGYDDQLLGVTGAGLELNQVRHILNTYQEKYNSRVLFVNNSGIVILHADDFNLPGDITRWENFSSHTYEILTSTETSFRYDIEGRVNFVSTRYIPEFDLFLIILKDNDEVYERLLDRLKFNFIIGLLITLIVATVVSLVLKKYYRNLERLVRYDVLTGALNRSAFSLIFSHKVKEKKRGLSSLSLVLIDIDDFKSINDYYGHQTGDEALKAFSETVLNLIREVDAWCRWGGEEFVLLLGGCSAVQAEAVIEKIRQSTSKLYVQSGSHSLKLSFSAGVVEHREGEDLEHLVERADKLMYQAKKQGKNLTLLESDG